In Deinococcus maricopensis DSM 21211, the sequence ACCCGAACACGCGCCCGTCGCCGCGGGACACGCCGAGCGCGCCCGCGAGGACGCGCAGCAGCGTCGTCTTGCCCGCGCCGTTCGCGCCGAGGAGCGTCACGGCCTCGCCGCGCGCGAGGTCCAGGTCCACGCCGCGCAGGACCGCGTCCTGCCCGAGCCGCAGGCTCACGCCCCGCAGCTGCACGGCGTACGGGTCGGGTGTTACAGCCGCAGCCACGCGGGCGTGACCTCGAAGAAGAAGCTGTTTAGGCGCGTGAACGCCCCCGTCACGATCAGGGTGCCCACGAGGACCAGCAGCGCCCCGCCGATCTTCTCGAACACCGGGCTGTATTTGTTCAGGGCGCGCAGGTTCAGGCGGTTCCACAGCAGGCCGGCCAGCAGGAACGGCACGGCGAGGCCCAGCGTGTACGCGGCGAGCAGGCCCACGCCCAGCGGGAGGCTCGCGCCACTCGCCGCGAGGCCCAGAATGCTGCCCAGCACCGGCCCGAGGCACGGGCTCCACCCGAACGCGAACGCCGCGCCGAGCGCCACGGCGCCGTAGCGGTCCGCGCCGTACAGCGCCGTGCGGGTGTCTCGCATCAGGAACGGCAGGCGAATGACGCCCAGCATCACCAGGCCGAACAGGATGATCAGGACCGCCGCGACGCGTCCGATCAGGTACTTGTACTGCAGCAGCAGCGCGCCGAGGGAACTGGCAGTCGCGCCGAGCGCCACGAACACCAGCCCGAACCCCAGCACGAACCCCAGCGCGCGCGTCATGGGGGCGCGCGCGCCGCCCAGCACGCCCAGGTACGACGGCACCAGCGGGAGCACGCACGGGGACAGGAACGACACGAGGCCCGCGAGGAAGGCGATGGTGACGGTGGGCGCGCTGCTCATGCGTTCAATCTAGCGAGTCCGGGTGGGGTGAACGTCCCCGCGTGTCAGCGGGTGTCCGGCGCGGGCAGGCTGGAGGCGGTGAAGGTGCCCTCCCAGGCGTTCAGAATGCGGCCGCTCTGGACGAGCAGGACGGTGGGGTAGGCGCGGACCTTCAGGGTGCGCGCGAAGGTGGTGGCGTCCGCGCCGCGCCACACCGGCAGGCCGGCGGGGGCGGGGGCGGGGACGTCCTCGGCGTTCACGGCGCGGACGGGGAGCCCGGCGCGCTCAATGGCGCTCCACAGCGGGCCGAGGTCGCCGCAGTCGTGGGAGTACACGACCAGCACCTCGCGGGGCGCGTCGGCCCAGGGGTGGGCGGGCAGGGGTTCGCCGAGGCGCACGCGCGCGAGGGCGGTGCCGCTCAGGGCCAGCAGGACCAGGAGGGCCGTGAGGGGGGCCGAGCGGAACGCAGGCATGACGTTCATTGTCGCGCGTGTCCGGTGAAAACCGTGAAGGCGCCAACAGTCAAAGGTAATTGCAATCTGCAAACATCTCATCCGGACGTGTGCCACCCTGACCGTATGAACGCCCCCCCGCAACACGACCCCGCCCTGCAATTCCTCAGCGCGTACTGGCTCGTGTACCGCGCGCTCGCCGAACGCATCGAGGACCACCTCAATGCGCACGTCGGCCTGGACTTGCGCGACTTCATGGCCCTCAGCCACCTCCAGAACCCCGACTACACCACCCCCTCCGCCCTCGCCCGCGCCCTGCACCTCCCGCGCTACGTCATCAGCCGCACCCTCGACACCCTCACCCGCGCCGGCGCCGTCACCCACACCGCCGACCCGCGCGACGCCCGCCGCCTCCACTACACCCTCACCCCCCACGGCACCCACCTGCTCACCCTCGGGTTCGACCTCGTCCGCACCCTCACCAACCCCCTACTCGACGAACTCGGCCCCGACGCCCCCCACGCCACCCGTACCCTGGAGCGCCTGCTCGGCCTCGCCGCGCACCTCCCTACCCCCAAGGAGACCGCATGACCACCGCCCCCGCCACCTGCCCCTTCCACAGCCCCCAGAAAACCAACTTCGACACCCCCCACACCGGCCCCGCCGTCACCCGCGACGCACAGGGCACCTACCACGTCCACGGCTTCCAGGAGGCCCGCGCGGTCCTGCGCAGCGAACACGTCCGCCAGGCCGGCTTCCACAGCGAGGACGTCACCGACAGCGGCGCCCTCGTGAACCCGCCCGTGCTGTTTCTCGAAGGCGAAGCGCACCACGACATGCGCCGCCAGACCGCCAAGTACTTCACGCCCGTCACCGTCGGCTCGTACCGCCGCATGATGGAGAACCTCGCCGACGACCTTGTTGGCGAACTCGTCGCGCGCGGACAGGCGAACCTCGACGACCTCAGCCTCCGCATGGCTGTGCAGGTCGCCGCGCGCGTTGTCGGCCTCACCGACAGCCTCCTGCCCGGTATGGCCGGCCGCATCGCCCGCTTCGTCGAAGCCGGCGAACCCGGACAGCCCGGCACGCTCGGCGTCCGCCTCAAAGCGCAGCTCAACCGCGCCGAGCTCCTCAGCTTCCTGTTCCTCGACGTCAAACCTGCCATCCGGGCGCGCCGCGCCCGTCCGCAGGAGGACGTCATCTCGCACGTCCTCGCCAAAGGCTACAGCGACATTGAGATCCTCACGGAATGCGTCACGTACGGCACCGCCGGCATGGTCACCACCCGCGAATTCATCAGCGTCGCCACCTGGCACCTGCTCGAGAACCCGGAGTTGCGGCACACGTACCTGCACAGCACCGAACAGGAACGCCACGCGCTGCTCCTCGAATTGCTGCGCCTGGAACCCGTCGTCGCGCAGCTCGTGCGCCGCGCCGTCGCGGACGTCCCGGTGGGCGACACCGTCATTCCCGCCGGCAGCCTCATTCAGGTGCACGTGTACGACACCAACCTCGATGAACGCACCGTCGGTGACGACCCGCAGGCCGTGTGCCCCGCCCGCCCGCTGCCGCGCGGCGTGCCCGGCCAGGGCATGAGCTTCGGCGACGGCCACCACCGCTGCCCCGGCGCGTAC encodes:
- a CDS encoding cytochrome c biogenesis CcdA family protein: MSSAPTVTIAFLAGLVSFLSPCVLPLVPSYLGVLGGARAPMTRALGFVLGFGLVFVALGATASSLGALLLQYKYLIGRVAAVLIILFGLVMLGVIRLPFLMRDTRTALYGADRYGAVALGAAFAFGWSPCLGPVLGSILGLAASGASLPLGVGLLAAYTLGLAVPFLLAGLLWNRLNLRALNKYSPVFEKIGGALLVLVGTLIVTGAFTRLNSFFFEVTPAWLRL
- a CDS encoding MarR family winged helix-turn-helix transcriptional regulator, which codes for MNAPPQHDPALQFLSAYWLVYRALAERIEDHLNAHVGLDLRDFMALSHLQNPDYTTPSALARALHLPRYVISRTLDTLTRAGAVTHTADPRDARRLHYTLTPHGTHLLTLGFDLVRTLTNPLLDELGPDAPHATRTLERLLGLAAHLPTPKETA
- a CDS encoding cytochrome P450 yields the protein MTTAPATCPFHSPQKTNFDTPHTGPAVTRDAQGTYHVHGFQEARAVLRSEHVRQAGFHSEDVTDSGALVNPPVLFLEGEAHHDMRRQTAKYFTPVTVGSYRRMMENLADDLVGELVARGQANLDDLSLRMAVQVAARVVGLTDSLLPGMAGRIARFVEAGEPGQPGTLGVRLKAQLNRAELLSFLFLDVKPAIRARRARPQEDVISHVLAKGYSDIEILTECVTYGTAGMVTTREFISVATWHLLENPELRHTYLHSTEQERHALLLELLRLEPVVAQLVRRAVADVPVGDTVIPAGSLIQVHVYDTNLDERTVGDDPQAVCPARPLPRGVPGQGMSFGDGHHRCPGAYIAIQETDIFLRRLLSLRDLRLAARPRVTRNDLIKGYELRGLTLRVGA